A stretch of Desulfotalea psychrophila LSv54 DNA encodes these proteins:
- a CDS encoding metal-dependent hydrolase, producing the protein MANFSTHLTAGACVGFAISTLSTVSFDFSISQTATVFLLGAIGGTLPDLDSDSGKPLRFLFTSISLIIPALMLSLIQQERQPTPEFLFLYFFCSYFFINYFLYGVVKKLTVHRGILHSIPFCLLMGEMGYLLFINSGATFALIVGFSVFSGCLSHLIIDELYSISFQHGLLPRLKRSSGSALKFYSKNRPISLLTYLLLLLLSGTIYHYHPTDISAIRGFLAMP; encoded by the coding sequence ATGGCAAACTTTTCAACACATCTAACCGCAGGAGCCTGCGTTGGTTTTGCAATATCCACCCTGAGCACGGTCTCCTTTGACTTTTCAATCAGTCAAACAGCCACTGTTTTTCTCTTAGGAGCAATAGGAGGCACCCTGCCAGATTTAGACAGTGATTCTGGCAAACCACTCAGATTTTTATTCACCTCAATATCCCTGATTATCCCCGCCCTTATGCTTAGCCTGATACAGCAGGAGAGGCAACCAACCCCTGAATTTTTATTTTTATACTTCTTCTGTAGTTATTTCTTTATTAACTACTTTCTCTATGGAGTGGTAAAAAAATTAACCGTCCACCGAGGGATACTGCATAGCATCCCCTTCTGCCTGTTAATGGGGGAGATGGGCTATTTGCTCTTTATAAACTCAGGCGCAACCTTTGCCCTGATAGTAGGATTTTCCGTGTTTTCCGGCTGTTTGAGTCATCTTATTATTGATGAGCTCTATTCTATATCCTTCCAACATGGATTACTGCCAAGGCTCAAGAGATCCAGTGGATCAGCCCTGAAGTTCTACTCCAAAAATCGCCCCATAAGCCTACTGACCTATCTACTGCTGCTTCTGCTATCAGGTACAATCTACCACTACCACCCAACTGACATATCTGCTATCAGAGGATTTCTCGCAATGCCATAA
- a CDS encoding Maf family protein, whose protein sequence is MYKCDKPLILASSSPRRKAFLDQLGLEYSVRVKSIDEFAQPEESPEAFVCRMALEKGSAVSYQHPDSWVIAADTIVCLDQKILGKPRDSEDAVAMLCRLAGRSHTVMTAFAIICEKEKISEVQLVETSVYFSSFGEVEARAYVATGEPLDKAGSYGIQGVGALFVRKIAGSYSNVVGLPLAELVERLLYYSVISI, encoded by the coding sequence ATGTATAAATGTGACAAACCCTTGATTCTTGCCTCTTCATCTCCCCGTAGAAAGGCATTTCTGGACCAATTAGGGCTGGAATATTCCGTTAGGGTCAAGAGTATTGATGAGTTTGCTCAACCGGAAGAATCCCCCGAAGCCTTTGTCTGTCGTATGGCCCTGGAAAAGGGGAGTGCTGTAAGCTATCAGCATCCCGACTCCTGGGTGATTGCAGCAGATACAATAGTTTGTCTGGATCAAAAAATACTTGGTAAGCCACGGGATAGTGAAGATGCTGTTGCCATGTTATGTAGATTAGCTGGAAGGTCTCATACGGTGATGACTGCATTTGCCATTATCTGTGAAAAAGAGAAGATCAGTGAGGTGCAGTTGGTGGAGACTTCAGTCTATTTTTCTTCTTTTGGTGAGGTCGAGGCGCGGGCCTATGTGGCTACCGGGGAACCTCTGGATAAGGCGGGCAGTTATGGAATTCAAGGGGTAGGTGCTCTTTTTGTTAGAAAAATAGCAGGATCCTATTCCAATGTTGTCGGTCTACCTCTTGCTGAACTTGTTGAGCGCCTTCTGTATTATTCTGTGATAAGTATTTAA
- a CDS encoding 16S rRNA (uracil(1498)-N(3))-methyltransferase has product MNIILFEEKEISSTYHIQITDHRAKHIVKVLRSQVGDRVRVGVIDGGRGMAKIVAIKPKFPFSVDLDIQLETTLPEEKPVIDLVLALPRPIMLRRILSQVTSLGVGRIFLIDSQRVEKSFWQASLLQNEQYREHLLIGLEQAVATRLPEVSIYPKFKGFMDELLVKDLDDYSALIVADPAGTNTFSEALRQAGGSLRQGGRVLLCVGPEGGWVPAEVDQFSGCGFSICTIGERILKVDTAVIALHSRIMALREIL; this is encoded by the coding sequence ATGAATATAATACTTTTTGAAGAAAAAGAAATCAGTAGTACTTATCATATCCAAATTACCGATCATCGGGCAAAGCATATTGTTAAGGTCCTGCGTTCTCAGGTGGGGGACAGGGTGCGGGTAGGGGTGATAGATGGTGGTCGTGGAATGGCAAAAATAGTTGCTATTAAGCCAAAATTTCCATTCTCTGTGGACCTTGATATTCAGCTTGAGACGACTCTTCCAGAAGAGAAACCAGTTATTGATCTTGTTCTTGCCCTGCCTCGACCTATTATGCTGCGGAGGATATTGAGTCAGGTGACCAGTCTGGGAGTAGGGCGTATCTTTTTAATTGATAGCCAGCGGGTGGAAAAAAGCTTTTGGCAGGCGAGTCTCTTGCAGAATGAACAGTATCGTGAACATCTGCTTATAGGACTTGAACAGGCAGTGGCAACGCGTCTGCCCGAGGTAAGCATCTATCCTAAATTTAAGGGGTTTATGGATGAGTTATTGGTCAAAGACCTTGATGACTATTCTGCTTTGATTGTGGCCGATCCTGCAGGAACAAACACTTTTTCCGAGGCCCTTCGGCAGGCAGGTGGTTCCCTGAGGCAGGGTGGCAGGGTTTTGCTCTGTGTTGGTCCGGAGGGTGGTTGGGTGCCAGCAGAAGTGGATCAATTTTCAGGCTGTGGTTTTTCCATCTGTACTATTGGTGAGCGTATCTTGAAGGTCGATACTGCAGTTATTGCTTTGCATAGTAGAATTATGGCATTGCGAGAAATCCTCTGA
- a CDS encoding 3-deoxy-D-manno-octulosonic acid transferase has protein sequence MPKRLGYGIKKTISTGQAGEKCIWLHALSVGEVTSVLPLIIALRQNMPRARIIMTVSTSSGKKLAETVASPYVDSIISSPIDILPAVYLFVQRIQPDIYIQVETDFWPNLSTILRRKKIPQILVNGRISEKSMARYRRFHLFFQPIFKNFAFLSMQTENDRKNMLSLGISPEKILTLGNLKFDTVLNKKKNPLPDFFVRLAREKQLIIAGSTHPGEEDIILQAFREIITENKNARLIIAPRNISCGAEIQKKARELSLSANRRSENISEESDVLIVDSLGELIHFYKLGQIAFVGGSLIDYGGHNPIEPALMNIPVLFGKHMSDFREIRQLLLETGGALEVSEQTLVSLCNQLLQSKTRRKEMGDAAHRCIEKQQGVIPRHMHYIRQLLDG, from the coding sequence ATGCCAAAACGTTTAGGCTATGGGATCAAGAAGACAATAAGCACCGGTCAGGCAGGAGAGAAGTGCATCTGGCTCCATGCCCTCTCCGTGGGCGAAGTCACCTCAGTACTTCCCCTCATCATCGCCCTACGCCAGAATATGCCTCGGGCCAGAATCATTATGACAGTGAGCACAAGCTCAGGCAAAAAACTTGCCGAGACGGTCGCCTCTCCCTACGTTGATAGCATTATCAGTTCTCCCATTGACATACTACCTGCTGTTTATCTCTTTGTGCAGAGAATACAGCCGGATATTTATATTCAGGTAGAAACAGATTTCTGGCCCAACCTCTCCACCATCTTAAGGCGCAAAAAGATCCCACAAATTCTGGTAAATGGAAGAATATCAGAAAAATCAATGGCACGTTATAGACGCTTTCACCTCTTCTTTCAACCCATCTTTAAAAACTTCGCCTTCCTCTCTATGCAGACAGAAAATGATCGAAAAAACATGCTTTCCTTAGGGATCAGTCCGGAAAAAATACTGACCTTGGGCAATCTGAAATTCGACACAGTTCTCAATAAAAAGAAAAATCCACTACCAGATTTCTTTGTCCGTCTGGCAAGGGAAAAACAGCTTATTATAGCAGGATCGACCCATCCCGGAGAAGAAGATATCATCCTCCAGGCATTCAGGGAAATTATCACAGAGAACAAAAATGCCCGCCTCATTATTGCTCCACGTAACATCAGCTGCGGTGCAGAAATCCAAAAAAAGGCCAGAGAACTCAGTCTCAGCGCCAACAGGAGATCTGAAAATATCTCAGAGGAGAGCGATGTCCTGATAGTCGACAGCCTCGGAGAACTCATCCACTTTTACAAGCTGGGCCAAATCGCCTTTGTGGGAGGAAGTCTTATCGATTACGGTGGGCACAATCCCATAGAACCCGCCCTGATGAATATCCCCGTACTTTTTGGAAAACACATGTCTGATTTCAGGGAAATACGGCAGCTCCTCCTGGAGACAGGTGGCGCACTGGAGGTTTCTGAGCAAACCTTGGTAAGTCTTTGCAATCAGCTTCTCCAGTCTAAGACAAGGAGGAAGGAGATGGGCGATGCGGCCCATCGATGCATCGAGAAACAACAGGGCGTAATCCCAAGGCATATGCACTATATCAGGCAACTGCTTGATGGATAA
- a CDS encoding lysozyme inhibitor LprI family protein, producing MIKYIILGLGLFASVASAAELDCSKASNTLDINECAALELEGAEKEMQRYLGKSIKQYSFDPAVVDSIKVAQQSWSQYEKSHCDSVYTVWRDGTIRGAMALSCQIRLTERRTHELWFEYLSDVETSESLLPEPQVQGAE from the coding sequence ATGATTAAGTATATTATATTAGGATTAGGGCTGTTTGCATCTGTAGCATCAGCTGCAGAATTAGATTGTAGTAAGGCCAGCAATACCCTTGACATCAATGAATGTGCAGCTCTTGAATTAGAAGGTGCTGAAAAAGAGATGCAGCGTTATTTAGGCAAAAGTATCAAACAATATAGTTTCGACCCAGCAGTTGTTGATTCTATTAAAGTGGCCCAGCAATCCTGGTCACAGTATGAAAAATCTCACTGTGACTCTGTTTATACAGTGTGGCGAGATGGAACCATTAGAGGGGCGATGGCACTGAGTTGCCAAATCAGGCTGACTGAGCGTCGCACCCATGAGCTGTGGTTCGAATATCTGTCAGATGTGGAGACTAGCGAATCACTGTTGCCGGAACCTCAGGTGCAAGGCGCCGAGTAA
- a CDS encoding HEAT repeat domain-containing protein, with amino-acid sequence MIKYNIESSEIGILMAFNGAVVTCRLYPTSAPQVKTSMERAYNLFGDYLSKHDSFSLAMVDGSHAVNHKVIPQRTLDGLINLVVYRQLQLLGLQELLFEQDLDRFTFSQIVSVFVAKREKIEKEGGGREYVTALGLISCFREKFVGTLLAEKEKTKIKALEKLIEVLLGKTDIGQVRVELEAVLANEAMGAELLAAGIGRLLGVLSKRKGAFIAEEFNGMFVRVSELVAGEGQRELAVALAKLLVVDLQIAALAALLGQDFSSVFGQQLYDALVRHLSVEQLIKVQKLYQYYIARFEKTHPKSHKLAAIKPAYEHLGDHERVKAFWLKQITVDALQQAEAERLNSRMSNMLALLLGGKYLCLSNNEFLQNLPDLILSLAQEEDERGGEVLRVLADKLTSLQGEKQRNLATSLVLVGEKLLLEKKWKWLRPIRACFVSWLKKSNVGDALYERIASILSDIMLAEKGAGFIEEFDELLLLFYQLRNNEIKKDATVQAIIARVQDRAIDRKSLPVGLADCLLMPDDVQVSRRLVWQGPIAIRYLIDELISSEKTEQRLKIIDLLLQGKVALPPVIFERLDEDMPWYGKRNLIKLLGNTGSEEHVEKIFPYIKHRDLRVQREVCLCLSKIGGSKKKELLLQAIQQADDVFRIQLIQSLGPLVDEEVATALVQLLGELAVSREVRSAEIILAILKVLKKCPFLFVVEALTAFLDLRQEGGAFLSKDLWRRVEQVRDHLAALVAQNGKGAHVGVNELRKNKQRQISRMTTPSAFITEDHLERQALNAFEEGEQDQGGRLLLKLISKLACNGKFSEADKVRDLLIETAPYLLTDIIRAAEIIEEEKANSIDKGHVEIWHELYDFLTTEEFSVLYHRLQHKRLFNDEVIVSQGDVQKSLYFINSGKVKLFYKKQEAEVLIKTLSRCSVLGAGAFFDASVWTFAVSSLGRVDISVLDFKDIQELAEEYPSLESKLHDFCVKFEKIENFFKSSKNDRRQNQRVKVSGRISSHLCDNQGRRAGVMPKGGLSDISAGGISFFIRLSRKAHAQVLLGRMLRVQLPDADGEVALMGEVVAVHALQNIDNEYSVHVQFEQTLGASLFKGILLALKRKKMAS; translated from the coding sequence ATGATAAAATATAATATAGAATCATCTGAAATAGGGATTCTTATGGCCTTTAATGGAGCCGTGGTGACATGTCGGCTCTATCCAACATCTGCTCCCCAGGTGAAAACTAGCATGGAGCGGGCCTATAACCTTTTCGGAGATTATTTGTCGAAGCATGATTCATTTTCTCTTGCCATGGTTGATGGATCCCATGCTGTAAATCATAAGGTTATTCCTCAGCGGACTCTGGATGGCTTGATCAATCTTGTTGTTTATCGTCAACTCCAACTACTTGGTTTGCAGGAACTACTCTTTGAGCAGGACTTAGATCGGTTTACCTTTTCTCAGATTGTTTCGGTCTTTGTTGCTAAGCGAGAAAAAATAGAGAAGGAGGGCGGGGGGCGTGAATATGTTACAGCCCTGGGCCTTATATCCTGTTTTCGGGAAAAATTTGTTGGAACCCTGTTGGCGGAAAAGGAAAAAACAAAGATAAAGGCTCTGGAAAAACTTATAGAGGTCTTGCTCGGTAAGACTGATATTGGTCAGGTAAGGGTAGAGCTAGAGGCTGTTTTAGCAAATGAAGCAATGGGAGCAGAACTGCTTGCGGCAGGGATTGGTCGTTTACTTGGCGTGCTCAGTAAGAGAAAGGGCGCCTTCATTGCTGAAGAATTTAATGGTATGTTTGTTCGGGTGAGTGAGCTTGTCGCAGGGGAGGGGCAGCGAGAGCTTGCCGTTGCCTTGGCAAAACTTTTAGTAGTCGATTTGCAGATTGCAGCTCTGGCAGCTCTTTTGGGGCAGGATTTTTCTTCTGTGTTTGGTCAACAGCTCTATGATGCCCTGGTGCGACATCTCAGCGTAGAGCAACTTATCAAGGTGCAAAAGCTGTATCAATACTATATTGCTAGGTTTGAAAAAACGCATCCAAAATCTCATAAGTTGGCAGCGATTAAACCCGCCTATGAGCATCTGGGCGATCATGAAAGGGTGAAGGCCTTTTGGCTCAAACAGATCACAGTGGATGCATTGCAGCAGGCAGAGGCGGAACGTCTCAATAGCCGAATGAGTAATATGCTTGCCCTGTTACTAGGTGGTAAGTACCTATGTCTGTCAAATAATGAATTTTTGCAGAATCTACCCGACTTGATTCTCTCTCTTGCTCAGGAGGAGGATGAAAGAGGGGGTGAGGTTTTGAGAGTTCTTGCCGATAAGCTTACCTCTCTTCAGGGAGAGAAACAACGGAATCTGGCTACAAGTCTGGTTTTGGTTGGTGAAAAACTCCTGCTGGAAAAAAAATGGAAGTGGTTGCGTCCCATTAGGGCATGCTTTGTTTCCTGGTTGAAGAAGTCGAATGTAGGCGATGCCCTCTATGAGAGAATTGCCTCTATTCTCTCTGATATAATGCTTGCAGAGAAGGGTGCTGGCTTTATTGAAGAATTCGATGAACTTCTGTTGCTCTTTTATCAGTTACGCAATAACGAGATAAAAAAAGATGCTACTGTTCAGGCTATTATTGCCCGGGTACAGGATAGGGCTATTGATAGAAAATCTTTACCCGTTGGTTTGGCAGATTGTTTGTTGATGCCGGATGATGTGCAGGTAAGTAGGCGGCTTGTTTGGCAGGGACCGATAGCTATTAGGTATTTGATTGATGAACTTATCTCTTCAGAAAAAACAGAGCAGCGTCTTAAAATAATAGATTTACTTCTTCAGGGTAAGGTGGCTCTGCCACCCGTGATTTTTGAACGTCTTGATGAAGATATGCCGTGGTACGGTAAAAGAAATCTCATTAAGTTATTGGGGAATACAGGCAGTGAAGAGCATGTGGAAAAGATCTTTCCCTATATAAAACATCGAGATTTACGCGTTCAGCGGGAGGTCTGCCTCTGTCTCTCTAAAATTGGTGGAAGCAAAAAGAAGGAACTGCTTTTGCAGGCCATTCAGCAGGCCGATGATGTCTTTCGTATACAGCTTATCCAGAGTCTGGGGCCTTTGGTCGATGAAGAGGTCGCTACTGCTCTGGTGCAGCTTTTAGGTGAGCTTGCCGTCTCAAGAGAGGTCAGGAGCGCGGAGATTATCCTGGCCATTTTAAAGGTGCTGAAAAAATGTCCATTTCTCTTTGTGGTTGAGGCCTTAACGGCTTTTCTGGATCTTCGGCAAGAGGGAGGAGCTTTTTTATCTAAAGATTTATGGAGAAGGGTAGAACAGGTTCGTGATCATCTTGCAGCCCTTGTTGCTCAGAATGGCAAGGGGGCTCATGTTGGGGTGAATGAGCTACGTAAAAATAAGCAACGACAAATTTCTCGAATGACAACGCCATCCGCATTTATTACCGAAGATCATCTTGAGCGGCAGGCCCTTAATGCCTTTGAGGAGGGTGAGCAGGATCAGGGAGGTCGGTTGCTTCTTAAGCTCATCAGTAAACTGGCATGCAATGGCAAGTTCTCTGAGGCTGATAAGGTCAGGGATTTATTGATAGAGACAGCTCCATATCTTTTGACGGATATTATCAGGGCAGCAGAGATTATTGAAGAGGAAAAGGCGAACTCCATTGATAAGGGGCATGTCGAGATTTGGCATGAACTCTATGATTTTTTGACGACGGAAGAGTTTAGCGTGCTCTATCATCGCCTTCAGCATAAGAGGTTGTTTAACGATGAGGTTATTGTCTCCCAAGGTGATGTGCAAAAATCTCTGTACTTTATTAACTCTGGCAAGGTGAAGCTCTTCTATAAAAAACAGGAGGCTGAAGTTCTTATAAAAACATTGTCTCGTTGTTCGGTGCTGGGTGCGGGGGCCTTTTTTGATGCCTCTGTATGGACCTTTGCCGTCTCTTCTCTTGGTAGAGTTGATATCTCTGTGCTTGATTTTAAAGATATTCAGGAATTGGCGGAGGAATATCCTTCCCTTGAGTCAAAGCTACATGATTTCTGTGTCAAGTTTGAAAAAATAGAAAATTTCTTTAAATCATCGAAGAATGATAGAAGACAAAATCAACGGGTTAAGGTGTCAGGGAGGATCTCCAGTCACCTCTGTGATAATCAGGGGCGGCGTGCTGGAGTGATGCCTAAGGGAGGACTGTCCGATATTTCAGCGGGAGGGATTTCGTTTTTTATCCGTCTCTCCCGAAAGGCACATGCCCAGGTCTTATTGGGCCGTATGCTTCGGGTACAGTTGCCAGATGCCGACGGAGAGGTTGCCCTTATGGGAGAGGTGGTGGCGGTTCATGCCCTGCAAAATATTGATAACGAGTACTCTGTTCATGTTCAGTTTGAGCAAACCTTAGGTGCGTCCCTGTTTAAGGGAATTCTTTTGGCCTTAAAGAGGAAAAAGATGGCCTCTTAG
- the catB gene encoding type B chloramphenicol O-acetyltransferase: protein MNNYFASPFSGKSLQEQVTNPNIIVGKNSYYSGYYHQHSFDDCARYLSADRDDVDRLIIGNYCSVGSGAVFMMAGNQGHRPDWVTTFPFFYQNNPDFNGAVDGFARAGDTVIGHEVWIGTEAMIMSGVRVGDGAIIASRSLVTRDVEPYSIVGANPAKHIRFRFSEIEIAMLLEMQWWHWPDEKVKEAIPLLCSSNISALYEFWQNQEYPE from the coding sequence TTGAATAATTATTTTGCAAGTCCATTTTCCGGTAAGTCGCTGCAAGAGCAGGTGACTAATCCTAACATCATCGTTGGTAAGAACAGCTATTATTCCGGTTATTATCATCAGCACAGTTTTGATGATTGTGCCCGTTACCTGTCTGCCGACAGAGATGATGTTGATAGGTTGATAATTGGTAACTACTGTTCCGTTGGCTCTGGTGCGGTGTTTATGATGGCCGGAAACCAGGGTCATAGGCCGGATTGGGTAACGACCTTTCCCTTTTTTTATCAGAATAATCCTGATTTTAATGGGGCAGTTGATGGATTTGCCAGAGCAGGAGACACAGTCATTGGCCACGAGGTGTGGATAGGCACAGAGGCCATGATCATGAGCGGAGTTCGAGTGGGTGATGGTGCTATTATTGCCAGTCGCTCCCTTGTCACCAGAGATGTAGAACCCTATTCAATTGTGGGGGCAAATCCTGCCAAGCATATTCGGTTTCGTTTTTCAGAAATTGAAATTGCCATGCTATTGGAAATGCAGTGGTGGCATTGGCCTGATGAAAAGGTCAAAGAGGCAATTCCCCTATTGTGTTCCTCTAACATTTCAGCATTATATGAGTTTTGGCAAAATCAGGAATACCCAGAATAA
- a CDS encoding phosphoglycerate dehydrogenase — translation MTVYRVKKINKIAPEGLELFTDKFIVNEDENDPQGIILRSSPVDVDDYPSLLAVARAGAGTNNVNVERATKKGICVFNTPGANANAVVDLVFPMLGVWKRNIFNGINFCKSLTAVDPDKVDSVVEAQKSAYKGEEIAGKNLTVVGLGQIGVRLANGGIQRLMNVKGFDPAPALENIHQLSPQVRVCRALKDAVSDADVISLHLPLNDRTRNLVNAEFLAKVKRGAILINYSRAPIVDEQAVLDALDSGQLGAFLSDFPTAKTIGHEKILTTPHLGASTSQSEGNCSTMAVKELSSYLKYGNVVHSVNFPNIESTPADTVKNRLIVINKDVPGMIANVSNIFSGFNVNIVSYLNQSNGAIGYNIIDMEETIPEELVAKIVELPDVIRTRVIEFA, via the coding sequence ATGACAGTTTATAGAGTAAAGAAAATTAATAAGATAGCTCCTGAAGGCCTTGAGCTTTTTACTGATAAGTTTATCGTAAATGAAGATGAAAACGATCCTCAGGGGATTATTTTACGTAGTTCTCCTGTTGACGTTGATGATTATCCATCCTTGCTTGCTGTTGCCCGGGCAGGTGCCGGAACAAATAATGTTAATGTAGAAAGAGCTACCAAGAAGGGTATTTGCGTATTTAATACCCCCGGCGCCAATGCTAATGCCGTTGTAGACCTTGTTTTTCCTATGTTAGGTGTGTGGAAGCGTAATATCTTTAACGGTATTAACTTTTGTAAATCTCTTACCGCAGTAGATCCCGATAAGGTAGATAGCGTTGTTGAAGCGCAAAAATCTGCCTATAAGGGAGAGGAGATAGCGGGTAAAAATTTGACGGTTGTGGGGCTTGGTCAAATTGGTGTTCGTTTGGCAAATGGTGGTATTCAGCGTCTTATGAATGTAAAGGGCTTTGATCCTGCCCCGGCTCTTGAAAATATTCATCAGCTCTCTCCTCAGGTACGTGTCTGTCGAGCTTTAAAAGATGCGGTGAGTGACGCTGATGTGATAAGTTTGCATCTTCCCCTGAACGATCGAACTAGAAATCTGGTTAATGCAGAGTTTTTGGCGAAGGTGAAAAGGGGAGCAATCCTTATTAACTATTCAAGGGCTCCAATCGTAGATGAGCAGGCTGTTCTCGATGCCCTTGACAGCGGTCAGCTTGGCGCTTTTCTTTCTGATTTCCCCACTGCTAAAACCATTGGCCATGAGAAGATTTTGACGACGCCACATCTTGGGGCGTCTACTTCTCAATCCGAGGGTAACTGCTCTACCATGGCGGTAAAGGAGCTTTCAAGTTATCTTAAATATGGAAATGTCGTTCACAGTGTAAACTTTCCTAATATAGAGTCTACTCCTGCTGATACTGTTAAAAACAGACTTATTGTTATTAATAAGGATGTTCCTGGTATGATTGCCAATGTTTCCAATATATTCAGTGGTTTTAACGTGAATATTGTAAGCTATCTCAACCAGTCAAACGGTGCCATTGGTTATAATATTATTGATATGGAAGAGACGATTCCGGAAGAACTTGTGGCAAAAATTGTTGAACTGCCCGATGTTATCAGAACTCGAGTAATTGAATTTGCTTAG
- a CDS encoding isochorismatase family protein, with amino-acid sequence MLTRENTGLIVVDIQGKLAGLVQDSARLIVNTTLLIKGVKALNLPILWLEQNPEKLGGTVPEIASALSPNRPIPKYTFDACGAEAFIQAVQESNITKWLVCGIEAHICVYQTVLSLLELGHEVELVCDCVSSRTTFNKELAIAKLTSKGAGMTGLEMCLYELVADCRAAEFKEILRLIK; translated from the coding sequence ATGCTCACAAGAGAGAACACCGGCCTTATTGTCGTAGATATTCAGGGAAAACTTGCAGGTCTGGTGCAGGACAGTGCAAGGCTTATCGTCAACACCACCCTGCTTATTAAGGGGGTAAAGGCCCTCAATCTGCCAATTTTATGGTTGGAGCAGAATCCTGAGAAATTAGGGGGGACGGTGCCGGAGATAGCTTCAGCTTTGAGCCCGAACAGACCGATACCGAAGTATACATTTGATGCCTGTGGGGCTGAGGCCTTTATTCAGGCGGTGCAGGAGTCGAATATCACTAAGTGGTTGGTCTGTGGTATTGAGGCCCATATCTGTGTCTATCAGACAGTTTTGAGTTTGCTTGAGCTTGGCCATGAGGTTGAACTGGTCTGTGACTGTGTCTCTTCCAGAACGACATTCAATAAGGAGCTGGCCATTGCTAAGCTCACCTCTAAGGGGGCGGGTATGACAGGCCTTGAGATGTGTCTCTATGAGTTGGTTGCTGACTGTCGGGCTGCAGAGTTTAAAGAGATACTGCGACTCATTAAATGA
- a CDS encoding DUF362 domain-containing protein → MDIVRQLFPVALGTCSDYQTLLLDDRLSALSLAAGFSPPARGARVLLKPNLVSARGPSWACTNALFIRAVALWFLEQGAHVALGDSPAFGSALAVCEAHGISAALKDLNIPIVEFDRKESCRLSCGIEVGLARAALDCDLLVNLPKIKAHSQMYVSMAVKNCFGLITGLQKAMLHMKHGEGHERFSRLILDLQKFIPEQLVIGDGIEVMHHTGPIKGRKLSLGCLAVAQNSVAFDTAMLHVLGLPSEKSPLWQVSHRAGMAESNIEQIAFPGLPADFFSGAGFVAPANLDPIRFRFFRFICGMLRRLSVSDNG, encoded by the coding sequence GTGGATATTGTAAGGCAGCTGTTTCCTGTGGCCCTTGGCACATGTTCTGACTATCAAACTCTTTTGCTGGATGATCGTCTGTCTGCCCTCTCTCTTGCCGCCGGTTTTTCTCCACCTGCCCGAGGGGCGCGGGTGCTCTTGAAACCTAATCTTGTCAGTGCCAGAGGGCCATCCTGGGCCTGTACCAATGCCCTTTTTATTCGCGCTGTCGCCCTTTGGTTTTTAGAGCAGGGGGCTCATGTGGCCTTGGGTGATTCACCGGCATTTGGTTCCGCCCTGGCGGTGTGTGAGGCACATGGCATTTCTGCTGCTCTTAAAGATTTGAATATTCCCATTGTTGAATTTGACCGTAAGGAGAGCTGTCGTTTGAGTTGCGGAATAGAGGTGGGGCTGGCCAGGGCCGCTTTGGATTGTGATCTTTTGGTTAATCTGCCTAAGATCAAGGCCCATAGTCAAATGTATGTGAGTATGGCCGTGAAAAATTGTTTTGGGCTTATTACAGGCCTGCAAAAGGCTATGCTCCATATGAAACATGGGGAGGGGCATGAACGCTTTTCTCGTTTAATTCTGGATTTGCAAAAATTTATTCCTGAACAACTTGTTATCGGTGATGGTATAGAGGTTATGCATCATACGGGGCCGATTAAGGGAAGAAAGCTTTCTCTTGGTTGCCTGGCCGTTGCCCAAAACAGCGTAGCCTTTGATACAGCGATGCTCCACGTTCTCGGTTTGCCCTCGGAGAAAAGTCCCCTCTGGCAGGTTAGTCACCGAGCGGGCATGGCGGAGAGTAATATTGAGCAAATTGCCTTTCCTGGTCTGCCTGCAGACTTTTTTTCTGGAGCAGGCTTTGTGGCACCCGCTAATCTTGACCCCATTAGATTTAGGTTCTTTCGTTTTATTTGTGGTATGTTAAGGAGATTATCTGTTTCAGATAACGGTTAA